One Pseudostreptobacillus hongkongensis DNA window includes the following coding sequences:
- a CDS encoding PTS sugar transporter subunit IIB — MKILSICASGAGTSMIMKTKIKKLVDNLGIEVEEIKSLGLEEAKKALDKFDLVFVSDKLAKELGENPKLRTVKNLLDDAELEAHLRNL, encoded by the coding sequence ATGAAAATATTATCTATTTGTGCAAGTGGTGCTGGTACTAGTATGATTATGAAAACAAAAATCAAAAAATTAGTGGATAATTTAGGTATAGAGGTTGAAGAAATTAAATCATTAGGTTTAGAAGAAGCAAAAAAAGCTTTAGATAAATTTGATTTAGTATTTGTTTCAGATAAATTAGCTAAAGAATTAGGAGAAAATCCAAAACTTAGAACTGTTAAAAATTTATTAGATGATGCTGAACTTGAAGCACACTTAAGAAATCTATAA
- the rhuM gene encoding RhuM family protein, which translates to MCERADSKKENMGLTSWEGEEVKKSEIKIAKNYLIKEELEILNRIVSVYLDVA; encoded by the coding sequence ATTTGTGAAAGGGCTGATTCTAAAAAAGAAAATATGGGTTTAACTTCTTGGGAAGGAGAAGAAGTTAAAAAATCAGAGATTAAAATAGCTAAAAACTATTTAATTAAAGAAGAGTTAGAAATTTTAAATAGGATAGTTTCGGTGTATTTAGATGTTGCATAA